A genomic window from Caballeronia sp. SBC1 includes:
- the hemDX gene encoding fused uroporphyrinogen-III synthase HemD/membrane protein HemX: MASAQGSAHSSAQGPAQPPTQRPAVVVTRPLGQSAALLALLASAGFESIEFPLIDIGPVADAAPLHAALGELYAPAPLGFALVVFVSPNAIDHAFAALSSAWPLQIPIGVVGPGSVAALGRQGVASPAYTLISPATGATATATQTDPRYDSEALYAAIEAHFGPDGLKDKRVLIVRGDGGREWLADALSAAGAKVEKVAAYRRIVPEPSMRDWERIHALLAGEPHAWLLTSSEGVRNLEELAREHLTIDETLTLKHAPLVTPHPRIAEAARQAGFDRITVSGAGDERIVQALGGIFAATSEQIAKQEEPERKPEQEPDAQFAKAQEHGYKASTAVPFSQSSQTNQESAPTGSRPASTPAHQPAQSRMTDSIDSSKSAPQSATSTPPLSSNPPNTPFTPYESQPKQRGGGAGTALLWLVLLIVVVVAGVGGFMLNRKFDQRDAQFAQRLQANDTQTDALRAQADQAASSVSAINTQIIQFQGKLTDAQAQSQALQQQYQDLASNRDDWTLAEVEQILSSASQQLQLTGNVQLALFALQSADTRLAATTGPQIVTIRKAIAQDMDKLRATPSTDITGLAIKLDTAIDQIDSLPLAGEAPITPATAHADTPRNTASIAAATGQPVWKVWLQQFASGIGQQLSSLVTVRRIDNADAMLASPDQGYFVRENVKLRLLSARLSLLSRSEPALKSDLHAADTALGRYFDQSSGKVKAVRALVQQVDQASLAVTVPDLNASLAAVHQFKRGG; encoded by the coding sequence ATGGCGAGCGCTCAAGGATCTGCCCATTCATCGGCGCAAGGGCCAGCGCAGCCGCCAACGCAGCGACCGGCCGTTGTCGTCACGCGGCCTTTGGGCCAGTCGGCCGCGTTGCTGGCGCTGCTTGCGAGCGCTGGTTTCGAGTCAATCGAGTTTCCGCTCATCGATATCGGTCCAGTGGCCGATGCCGCGCCGCTGCACGCCGCGCTCGGCGAGCTATACGCCCCCGCGCCGCTTGGCTTTGCGCTGGTGGTGTTCGTATCGCCGAATGCGATCGATCACGCGTTTGCCGCGCTCAGTTCAGCGTGGCCTTTGCAGATACCCATTGGCGTGGTCGGCCCCGGCAGCGTGGCTGCGCTCGGCCGGCAAGGCGTGGCGTCGCCGGCCTATACGCTCATCAGTCCGGCGACCGGCGCAACGGCAACCGCCACACAAACGGACCCCCGTTACGATTCCGAGGCGTTGTATGCGGCTATCGAAGCGCATTTCGGCCCCGATGGTCTCAAGGACAAACGTGTACTGATCGTGCGTGGCGACGGCGGCCGCGAATGGCTGGCGGACGCGCTCAGCGCGGCGGGCGCGAAGGTGGAGAAGGTTGCGGCGTACCGGCGGATCGTGCCGGAACCGTCCATGCGCGACTGGGAACGCATCCATGCATTGCTCGCTGGCGAGCCGCACGCGTGGCTGCTGACGAGTTCGGAAGGTGTGCGCAATCTCGAGGAACTCGCCCGCGAGCATCTCACTATCGACGAAACCCTCACGCTCAAGCACGCGCCGCTCGTTACGCCGCATCCGCGTATTGCCGAAGCCGCGCGGCAAGCGGGTTTTGATAGGATTACGGTGTCTGGCGCCGGCGATGAGCGTATCGTGCAGGCGCTTGGCGGCATCTTCGCTGCAACATCGGAACAAATCGCGAAACAAGAAGAACCCGAACGGAAACCCGAACAAGAACCCGACGCGCAGTTTGCAAAAGCGCAGGAACATGGATACAAGGCTTCGACGGCAGTGCCGTTCAGCCAATCCAGTCAAACCAACCAGGAGTCCGCGCCGACGGGTTCCAGGCCGGCTTCAACACCGGCTCACCAACCGGCTCAATCACGCATGACTGATTCGATCGATTCGAGTAAATCCGCCCCGCAGTCCGCTACGTCGACTCCGCCTTTGTCGTCGAACCCGCCGAACACGCCGTTCACACCCTACGAGTCTCAGCCGAAACAGCGTGGCGGCGGCGCGGGTACTGCGCTGCTGTGGCTGGTGCTGCTGATTGTCGTGGTGGTCGCGGGTGTGGGCGGTTTCATGCTCAACCGCAAGTTCGATCAGCGTGACGCGCAATTCGCGCAACGTCTGCAAGCGAACGACACGCAAACGGACGCATTGCGCGCACAGGCCGATCAGGCCGCGAGTTCCGTGTCGGCCATCAACACGCAGATCATCCAGTTCCAGGGCAAACTCACCGATGCGCAGGCGCAAAGCCAGGCGTTGCAACAGCAATACCAGGATCTGGCGAGCAATCGCGACGACTGGACGCTCGCTGAAGTCGAGCAGATCCTCTCCAGCGCGAGCCAGCAATTGCAGCTCACCGGCAACGTCCAGCTCGCGCTGTTCGCGCTGCAAAGTGCGGACACGCGCCTGGCTGCCACCACGGGTCCGCAGATCGTGACCATCCGCAAGGCCATCGCGCAGGACATGGACAAGCTGCGCGCAACGCCGTCCACGGATATCACCGGGCTGGCCATCAAGCTGGATACGGCCATCGATCAGATCGATTCCCTGCCGCTGGCGGGCGAAGCGCCGATCACGCCGGCCACGGCCCACGCCGATACCCCGCGCAATACCGCCTCCATCGCAGCCGCGACTGGCCAGCCGGTTTGGAAAGTGTGGTTGCAGCAGTTTGCCAGCGGTATCGGGCAGCAGTTGTCGAGCCTTGTGACGGTGCGTCGTATCGATAACGCCGACGCCATGCTCGCGTCTCCCGACCAAGGCTATTTCGTGCGCGAAAACGTGAAGCTGCGTTTGTTGTCGGCGCGCTTGTCGCTGTTGTCTCGCAGCGAACCCGCGCTCAAGTCGGATCTCCACGCCGCGGACACGGCGCTCGGCCGGTATTTCGATCAGTCGTCGGGCAAGGTCAAGGCGGTTCGTGCGCTCGTGCAGCAAGTCGATCAGGCGTCGCTCGCGGTCACCGTGCCAGACCTGAACGCCAGTCTCGCGGCGGTCCACCAGTTCAAGCGAGGCGGATGA
- a CDS encoding rhodanese-like domain-containing protein produces MQNLSAPELAEWLADTSRPAPVLLDVREPWEIETAKLANIVAIPMRDIPARSEELDDEAQIVCICHHGARSAQVGMFLESRGFTQVFNLFGGIDAWSRQVDPAVPTY; encoded by the coding sequence ATGCAAAATCTGTCCGCACCCGAACTGGCCGAATGGCTCGCCGATACATCGCGTCCCGCCCCTGTCCTGCTCGACGTCCGCGAACCGTGGGAAATCGAAACCGCCAAGCTCGCCAACATTGTCGCCATCCCAATGCGCGATATCCCGGCGCGCAGCGAAGAACTGGACGACGAAGCGCAGATCGTCTGCATCTGTCACCACGGCGCCCGTAGCGCTCAAGTCGGCATGTTCCTGGAATCGCGCGGTTTTACGCAGGTGTTCAACCTGTTCGGCGGTATTGACGCATGGTCGCGTCAGGTCGATCCGGCCGTGCCCACGTACTGA
- a CDS encoding trimeric intracellular cation channel family protein produces the protein MHPRLTLAISIMEAFAIFAYAISGLIEARKRRLDVVGAFLVALATAFGGGTMRDVLLSRRPFYWVQHQDYVIVIFIMAIFAPLLLRTTTRLFDQRALLIADAIGLGLFSISGTSIALDAQMPAFTAAMMGVVTGVFGGIMRDVLCNEVPLILRDSRPYAVCALAGCWVYLGLDWLGLQGVYNVLVSTGFILIARLITLKLDVRLPH, from the coding sequence GTGCATCCCAGGCTCACGCTGGCCATCTCTATCATGGAGGCGTTCGCGATCTTCGCGTATGCAATTTCGGGGTTGATTGAAGCGAGAAAGCGCCGGCTGGATGTCGTCGGGGCTTTTCTGGTGGCGCTCGCCACTGCTTTCGGCGGCGGCACGATGCGCGACGTGCTGCTGTCGCGCCGGCCGTTCTACTGGGTCCAGCATCAGGACTATGTGATCGTCATTTTCATCATGGCGATTTTCGCGCCGCTCCTGCTACGCACGACCACACGGCTGTTCGACCAGCGCGCGCTGCTGATTGCAGACGCCATCGGACTGGGCTTGTTCAGCATTTCCGGGACGTCGATTGCGCTCGATGCGCAGATGCCCGCGTTCACGGCAGCCATGATGGGCGTGGTAACGGGGGTGTTCGGCGGCATCATGCGGGACGTGCTGTGTAACGAGGTGCCCCTGATCCTGCGCGATTCGCGCCCGTATGCGGTGTGTGCGTTGGCGGGTTGCTGGGTGTATCTCGGGCTGGACTGGCTCGGGCTGCAAGGGGTGTACAACGTGCTGGTATCGACCGGGTTTATCTTGATTGCACGGTTGATCACGCTCAAGCTGGACGTCCGCTTGCCGCACTGA
- a CDS encoding protein-L-isoaspartate O-methyltransferase has product MNIEQARFNMIEQQIRPWDVLDQDVLNLLSIVKRENFVPAAYRNIAFADLEIPLPAGQHMLFPRVEARVLQELALKKHEVVLEIGAGSGYMAALLAARGRSVISVEIEPELAKLATENLAANGVSNAQVVLGDGSLGWKESEPYDVICVSGGLPVMPQEFLDQLKIGGRLAAFVGSAPVMKAQIITRVDEKQFRVADIFETLIPPLKNALQPSRFKF; this is encoded by the coding sequence ATGAACATCGAGCAAGCGCGTTTCAACATGATCGAACAGCAGATCCGTCCCTGGGATGTGCTGGACCAGGACGTCCTGAACCTGCTGTCGATCGTCAAGCGTGAAAATTTCGTTCCGGCCGCGTATCGCAACATCGCGTTCGCGGATCTCGAAATTCCGCTGCCCGCCGGCCAACACATGCTGTTTCCGCGAGTCGAAGCGCGGGTGCTGCAGGAACTGGCCCTGAAAAAACACGAAGTCGTGCTGGAGATCGGCGCTGGTTCGGGTTACATGGCGGCGTTGCTCGCCGCACGCGGCCGTTCGGTCATCAGCGTTGAAATCGAGCCCGAACTCGCGAAGCTGGCCACGGAAAACCTGGCGGCGAACGGCGTGTCGAATGCGCAGGTCGTGCTCGGTGACGGCTCACTGGGCTGGAAAGAGAGCGAACCCTACGACGTAATTTGCGTCTCGGGTGGCCTGCCGGTCATGCCGCAGGAATTCCTCGATCAGTTGAAGATCGGCGGCCGGCTGGCGGCGTTTGTCGGCAGCGCGCCGGTCATGAAGGCGCAGATCATTACGCGCGTGGACGAAAAGCAATTCCGCGTCGCCGATATTTTCGAAACGCTGATCCCGCCGCTCAAGAACGCCTTGCAGCCGTCGCGCTTCAAGTTCTGA
- a CDS encoding Smr/MutS family protein — MPKNLPHPNEPKLKRQRDAAPGTAAAPPKAAAPTPEELSAALKRDGLAGLGALRSSLEAAAAKRKIQRAAAVVAEREAVADADVFRRSIGEVEPLRAPPRMPLPRVPPSPLPLQTRLDEEAVLHEALSDEYDPESLLDTDDTLSYCRHGVRQEVVRKLRRGAWIVQAQLDLHGMRREEAREALSEFVRESGKRGLRCLRVIHGKGLGSIGREPVLKGKVRAWLVQKEEVIAFCQARPHDGGAGAVLVLLQPGGAPQHHGHPQDRGPRAHGDRHADHRRDQRKGP; from the coding sequence ATGCCCAAGAACCTGCCCCATCCAAACGAACCCAAGCTGAAACGCCAGCGCGACGCCGCGCCGGGCACTGCCGCCGCTCCGCCAAAGGCCGCTGCGCCGACGCCGGAAGAATTGTCGGCCGCCCTGAAACGCGATGGCCTCGCCGGGCTCGGTGCGTTGCGTAGCTCGCTCGAGGCCGCTGCGGCCAAGCGCAAGATACAGCGCGCCGCAGCCGTGGTAGCCGAGCGCGAAGCTGTTGCGGACGCGGATGTGTTCCGTCGTTCCATCGGCGAAGTAGAGCCGCTGAGAGCCCCGCCCCGCATGCCGCTGCCGCGCGTGCCGCCGTCGCCGCTACCGTTGCAGACGCGCCTGGATGAAGAAGCCGTCCTGCACGAAGCGCTCTCCGACGAATACGATCCCGAAAGCCTGCTCGATACCGACGACACCCTCTCCTACTGTCGCCACGGCGTGCGTCAGGAAGTGGTGCGCAAACTCCGGCGCGGTGCGTGGATCGTGCAGGCGCAGCTCGACCTGCACGGCATGCGGCGCGAGGAAGCGCGCGAAGCGTTATCGGAATTTGTCCGGGAATCGGGGAAACGCGGCCTGCGCTGCCTGCGCGTGATTCACGGCAAGGGATTGGGGTCGATCGGACGCGAACCGGTGCTCAAGGGCAAAGTGCGCGCGTGGCTCGTGCAGAAAGAAGAAGTGATCGCGTTCTGTCAGGCGCGGCCGCATGACGGCGGCGCGGGCGCCGTGCTCGTGCTGCTCCAGCCGGGCGGCGCGCCGCAGCATCATGGTCATCCGCAAGACCGCGGTCCTCGTGCTCACGGAGATCGCCATGCGGACCACAGGCGCGACCAGCGGAAGGGGCCGTAA
- a CDS encoding TolC family outer membrane protein: protein MRPMFTLALCSIGAGFACSPASAVSLNQLYDEALETDAQLQSARAGLTADSEQLPQARAKLLPQLSASVTASEQRTELGGGFPASTGNSNGYTVSLTQPLINVASWQGYQQGQIALTSAQAQFAAARQDLIVRLGQAYFDALSAQDSVAIVRSQKASISEQLESAKRSFDVGQSTITDTNEAQAKYDQAISQEIAAQNDLEVKLAALEQIVGHPVTRVDGLARGVTLPPPVPADIQHWVDTARDANYEVVLKQLAMANSQRETLKAKAGHYPTLDLVASYAKSSLGAAGAGNFGGNFGGGFGSGANTLVPGVPAAAAELGNYGAYYTNATVGVQLTIPLYEGGATQSRVRQTLALEDKAEADLDAARRSAALSARQAFFGVSSGLAQVRALETAEQSARTSLESNLLGYQVGVRINIDVLNAQDQLFSARRDLAKARYDTLINSLKLKASTASLTDSDVLSLNMLLSPADDAALTALPAAPSVPHPGAAARKTNAVGRRSMPL from the coding sequence ATGCGCCCGATGTTTACGCTCGCGCTATGCAGTATTGGCGCCGGGTTTGCATGCTCGCCGGCCTCGGCCGTGAGTCTCAACCAACTCTACGACGAAGCGCTTGAAACTGACGCGCAGCTTCAGAGCGCGCGTGCCGGTCTCACCGCCGACAGCGAGCAATTGCCTCAGGCCCGCGCGAAACTGTTGCCTCAACTGTCGGCGTCGGTGACCGCCAGCGAGCAGCGCACCGAACTCGGCGGCGGTTTCCCTGCGTCCACGGGCAACAGCAACGGTTACACCGTTTCGCTGACGCAGCCGCTTATCAACGTCGCGAGCTGGCAAGGTTATCAACAAGGCCAGATCGCGTTGACGTCCGCTCAGGCGCAGTTCGCGGCCGCCCGGCAAGATCTGATCGTGCGGCTCGGCCAGGCTTACTTCGACGCCCTTTCCGCGCAGGACAGCGTCGCCATCGTGCGCTCGCAAAAGGCATCGATTTCCGAGCAGCTTGAATCGGCGAAACGCTCATTCGATGTCGGCCAGTCGACCATCACCGATACCAACGAAGCCCAGGCCAAATACGATCAGGCGATCTCGCAGGAAATTGCAGCGCAGAACGACCTTGAGGTGAAGCTGGCGGCGCTGGAGCAGATCGTCGGGCATCCGGTGACGCGCGTGGATGGGCTTGCACGCGGCGTGACGCTGCCCCCGCCCGTTCCCGCCGACATCCAGCACTGGGTCGATACGGCGCGCGACGCGAACTATGAGGTCGTGCTCAAGCAACTGGCCATGGCCAACTCGCAGCGCGAGACATTGAAGGCGAAGGCCGGTCATTATCCGACGCTCGATCTGGTCGCAAGTTACGCGAAGAGCAGTCTGGGCGCGGCGGGCGCCGGCAACTTCGGCGGGAATTTCGGCGGCGGTTTTGGAAGCGGCGCGAATACGCTCGTCCCGGGCGTGCCGGCGGCTGCGGCTGAACTGGGCAACTACGGCGCGTATTACACCAACGCGACGGTCGGCGTTCAGCTCACTATTCCCCTGTACGAAGGCGGCGCGACGCAAAGCCGCGTGCGCCAGACACTGGCGCTGGAAGACAAGGCGGAAGCGGATCTGGATGCGGCGCGGCGTTCGGCGGCGTTATCGGCGCGACAGGCCTTTTTCGGGGTATCGAGTGGACTCGCACAGGTCCGCGCGCTCGAAACCGCTGAACAATCCGCGCGGACGTCGCTTGAATCGAATTTGCTGGGGTATCAGGTGGGCGTGCGGATCAATATCGATGTGCTCAACGCACAGGACCAGCTCTTTTCGGCACGACGCGATCTCGCGAAAGCCCGTTACGACACGCTGATCAACTCGCTGAAGCTGAAGGCATCAACGGCCAGCCTGACCGATAGCGATGTGCTCTCGCTCAACATGCTGCTCTCTCCTGCCGACGACGCGGCACTCACCGCGTTGCCGGCGGCGCCGAGCGTGCCGCATCCGGGTGCTGCGGCACGTAAGACCAACGCGGTTGGCCGCCGCTCAATGCCGCTATAA
- a CDS encoding heme biosynthesis protein HemY produces MTMRGLIWFVLLFAAAAGLALVGVFDGGQVLLVMPPYRVDISLNLFVVTLVVSFIVIYAVLRAVRSVLKMPQRVSAYRTRSRLAKANAALRDAIGHLYAGRFSKAEKSARDSLIVDENAGAAGLIGAKAAHEMHEYARRDEWLSKVQDSDWQDARLMATADMRADGRDADGALVALTEMQAQGGRRLHAQQIALRAQQQLKNWGEVLKLVKTLEKREALHPAVAVRLRQVAAENLLRDRRHNPDALLEFWQSLSATERQSPRLADLAAELLIALDRRNDARKIVEEALNHNWDARLLRRYPDCASPGDALPLIQRAEAWQKERTEDADLMFTLGRLCLHQQLWGKAQAFLESALKLADNEPLKIRTHRALARLHEQLGDSEKASLHYRESALAMNVV; encoded by the coding sequence ATGACGATGCGCGGACTCATCTGGTTTGTACTGCTGTTCGCAGCAGCTGCGGGCCTGGCGCTCGTTGGCGTCTTCGACGGCGGGCAAGTGCTGCTGGTCATGCCGCCTTATCGGGTGGATATATCGCTGAATCTGTTCGTGGTGACGCTGGTCGTTTCGTTCATCGTGATCTACGCCGTGCTTCGCGCCGTTCGCAGCGTGCTGAAAATGCCGCAACGGGTGTCGGCGTACCGGACCCGCTCGCGGCTCGCGAAGGCGAATGCCGCGTTGCGCGATGCTATCGGCCATCTGTATGCGGGACGTTTTTCGAAGGCGGAGAAGTCGGCGCGTGATTCTCTTATCGTCGATGAAAACGCGGGTGCCGCTGGACTAATTGGTGCAAAGGCGGCGCACGAGATGCACGAATACGCGCGTCGGGACGAGTGGCTCTCCAAGGTGCAGGACAGCGACTGGCAGGACGCTCGCTTGATGGCCACCGCCGACATGCGCGCCGATGGCCGCGATGCGGACGGCGCGCTGGTTGCGCTGACCGAAATGCAGGCGCAGGGCGGCCGCCGCCTGCATGCGCAGCAGATCGCGTTGCGCGCGCAGCAGCAGTTGAAGAACTGGGGCGAAGTGCTGAAGCTGGTCAAGACGCTGGAAAAACGCGAGGCGCTGCATCCGGCGGTCGCGGTGCGTTTGCGCCAGGTCGCGGCGGAAAATCTGCTGCGCGACCGGCGTCATAACCCGGACGCGTTGCTGGAGTTCTGGCAGTCGTTATCGGCGACCGAGCGGCAATCGCCTCGTCTTGCCGACCTTGCCGCCGAATTGCTGATTGCGCTGGATAGAAGGAACGACGCGCGCAAGATTGTGGAAGAAGCGTTGAATCACAACTGGGACGCCCGGTTGCTGCGGCGGTATCCGGATTGCGCGTCACCGGGCGATGCATTGCCGTTGATCCAGCGCGCCGAAGCCTGGCAGAAGGAACGCACCGAAGACGCGGATCTGATGTTCACGCTCGGGCGCTTGTGCCTGCATCAGCAGTTGTGGGGCAAGGCGCAGGCGTTCCTGGAATCGGCATTGAAGCTCGCGGACAACGAACCGTTGAAGATTCGCACGCATCGGGCGCTGGCTCGTTTGCACGAACAACTCGGCGATAGCGAAAAGGCCAGCCTGCATTATCGCGAGAGCGCGCTGGCAATGAACGTGGTTTGA